The nucleotide sequence CCGCGAAGTGCGCGCCCATGGCCACGAGCGACTTCCCGGATCCGGTGGGCGTGGCCAGGATGACGTTGGCGCCGCCTGCGAACTCGAGCACGGCCTCGTCCTGATGCGGGTAGAGCTCGATCCCGGCCTCGGCGGCCCAGCCGTGGAACCCCTCATAGATCTCGTCCGAGCTCAGAGGGTTGCGCGCGAAGTCACCGCGCAGATAGCGGGAGCCGGCGGCGGCTAGGGCGGGGGAGAGGGCGCTCAGCAGTGTCATCGTGGGCCAAGCCTAGCCAGGCCCGACGACAGCGCAGCACCGCCGCAGCCCGGTGCCCGCCGGTGCAGCACTCAGGCCTGCTGCGGCCGGTCCATCGCGTGGATGGTCCCCAGCTGCGCCCATTCGTTGCGCCCCAGGCGGCTCATGGGATCGAGCAGCCGAGCCTCGGGCAGGGTCCGGCCGCGGTCGTCGGTGCGCAGGACCGACTCGTCCACGCTCACGTGCAGGACGCGTCCCAGGACCACGAAGCTGTCCCCGACCGGGATGACCTGCTCGCACCGGCACTCCAGGACGGCGGGGGAGCCGGCGACCGCCGGGGCCGAGACGAGCTGGGAGGGCAGAGCGGGGATGCGTGCGGCGTCGAACTCGCTGATCTCGGGCGCGTAGGGCGCTGAGGTCTGGTTCGCGGCCTCGCGCTGGGCGGCGCTGATGAGCGAGATCGTGAACTCGCCGGTCTGCTCGATCGCCCGCAGGGTGTCCTTGCGCCCGCTCGAGGTGAACAGCACGATCGGCGGATCCTCGGAGGCCATCGTGAAGAACGAGTGCGGAGCGAGGTTGTCCGTGCCG is from Kocuria palustris and encodes:
- a CDS encoding flavin reductase family protein translates to MEIQRRSFDPDELGARETTLLVKSLLIPRPIAWVGTRDADGTDNLAPHSFFTMASEDPPIVLFTSSGRKDTLRAIEQTGEFTISLISAAQREAANQTSAPYAPEISEFDAARIPALPSQLVSAPAVAGSPAVLECRCEQVIPVGDSFVVLGRVLHVSVDESVLRTDDRGRTLPEARLLDPMSRLGRNEWAQLGTIHAMDRPQQA